The following DNA comes from Paenibacillus sp..
GGGCCGAAGCTCGGAGACGCGCGAAGGGATAGAGATACGACAAGAGGGCATTCCTCCGTCAGGTCGATTATGACATGACGAAGAATGCCCTTTCGTTACTTCCGATAATCGCCCGGCGTGACGCCGGCCACCTTCTTAAACATGCGGATAAAGGAGAAGGAGTGCAGGTAGCCGACCTTCGCCGCGACGTCCTGCACGGTCTCGTTCGTCTCCAGCAGCAAGGATTTGGCCCGCTCCATTCGGATCCGGACGAGGTAGTCTACGAACTTCTCCCCGAACTCGTCTTTAAACAATTTACTCAGATAGCGGGTGCTTAAATTGAATTCGTCGCTAAGATGATACAGAGACAAATCCGGATTGAAGTAATTCTCCTCGATATACTTCTTCATTCGATGAATTAACTCGTTGTTAATCCGGTTTTCCCTGACCGACAAGATGTCGTCGAAGGTCGCGCGCAGGCTGGTGAATGCCCTCTCCCGAAACTCTTCCAAAATATCGAAGCGCTGCAAGGCGTCCTGCCAGTCCCTATACGCCGTCGCCTTCCAACGCTCTTGAATCGGCTCGGGCAGCTCATGGATTTCGTAATCAAGCGACGACAGCGCATAATGGAGAATTTTCACGACGTCGTCGACGGGCAAGCGTTGCGCCTTCATCTCGGAAAACAGCCGTTCGTACTTCTCCTCCCATCCCGGCTCGCCCAGACGATAAGAGCGGGCTAACGCATGCACCAATGGCACATGCTCGAACACATCCGATGGGGAACGATTCGGCAGATGCGTCTCATCGATGATCCGGCCGCTTCCAAGGATCGCTTTGTATTCCAACGTTTCCTTGGCGTTCTCGTAAAGTGTTGGCAGCTCCTCCGCCCGGCTCGTGACACCGCCGAAGCCGATCGTGAACGAAATCTTTAGATGCTTCTCCGACCATTGGAGCGTCTTCTCCAGCAAACTTCCAGGCTCCTCGAAGACAATGATGCCAAGGCGCGAGCCTTCCACGTATTCCGCCCACACCGATATGCCCTGGTTTGATGCGATCTCGTGAATGACGTTCACGATGACGTAACGCAGCAAATACTGATCCTTCGCGGAATAATTCGCGCAGAAGTCCGCGTATTTGTCGATTTCGAGCACCGCAACGGACGCACGTTCGAACTCCGTACGGATTCCGAGCCGATGAAGCTCGTTCCTGCATTCCTCTGTTTGCATCGATTGGATGCCTTCCAGCAGCTCCCCGAACAGATGTCTTCGCAGAATATGCTGATCCTCTTTATGCATATTTTCGTATCGGTACGCATTCTCCAGGAGCTGGTCGATGGCGAGCTGAATGTACCGCATCTCATCCTGAGGGGCACCGTGAAACAGCTCGAAGTATTGCTCTTGCACGCCGCCGCGGATGCTGCTGACAATTGACTCGATAGGTTTGTATCTCTTGCGGGTCACATACACGATCAAGATGCCCCCGAAGAAGATGGAAATGATGCCGACGGAGGCCCATACGTAGGGGAAGGAAGCGAAGACGAGATTGGCGTACCCGACGTTGATCCCGCTCTCGATGGACCAGCCCGTGTACGACAAGGGGACGGACGAAGTATGGCGGTTCGCATCCGAGGAATCGCCCGTTTGGTAGATCGTCCCGCCGCTCCCGTCCTTGATGCGGATGGAGTTTACGCCGGCGTTCGTCATGCGGGAGACCATGGCCGAGATCGCG
Coding sequences within:
- a CDS encoding helix-turn-helix domain-containing protein; amino-acid sequence: MKRRKTWFYRSLFAYLPIFFVATLILYLTFFAILGEITKKTALKANEALGVQVAQSVDNMLLTIDKVVIKDIMSDDTNYRFFHMEDGLFGVYASNRSLNRTIASFPEIESIYLVRYADGMVVTDTGLSSADEFVDAPFIKAQRDAGKIVYWSGKRTFDNPRRNTTRDVVTLVRRVPVTGESKGLFVVNVRADAISAMVSRMTNAGVNSIRIKDGSGGTIYQTGDSSDANRHTSSVPLSYTGWSIESGINVGYANLVFASFPYVWASVGIISIFFGGILIVYVTRKRYKPIESIVSSIRGGVQEQYFELFHGAPQDEMRYIQLAIDQLLENAYRYENMHKEDQHILRRHLFGELLEGIQSMQTEECRNELHRLGIRTEFERASVAVLEIDKYADFCANYSAKDQYLLRYVIVNVIHEIASNQGISVWAEYVEGSRLGIIVFEEPGSLLEKTLQWSEKHLKISFTIGFGGVTSRAEELPTLYENAKETLEYKAILGSGRIIDETHLPNRSPSDVFEHVPLVHALARSYRLGEPGWEEKYERLFSEMKAQRLPVDDVVKILHYALSSLDYEIHELPEPIQERWKATAYRDWQDALQRFDILEEFRERAFTSLRATFDDILSVRENRINNELIHRMKKYIEENYFNPDLSLYHLSDEFNLSTRYLSKLFKDEFGEKFVDYLVRIRMERAKSLLLETNETVQDVAAKVGYLHSFSFIRMFKKVAGVTPGDYRK